Proteins encoded together in one Xenopus laevis strain J_2021 chromosome 6L, Xenopus_laevis_v10.1, whole genome shotgun sequence window:
- the cmc1.L gene encoding C-x(9)-C motif containing 1 L homeolog, whose amino-acid sequence MDSANPDDFLRHVEKDVLIPKIMREKARVLCSDKVEVFTKCCQENGILMPVKCRSENAALKECLIAHYKDPALFEECKQEYLKEREEFRKTGIPLKKRQQQKEANSI is encoded by the exons ATGATTTTCTGCGGCATGTGGAAAAAGATGTCCTTATTCCAAAGATCATGAGAGAGAAGGCACGAGTGCTGTGTTCTGATAAAGTAGAAG TTTTTACAAAGTGTTGCCAAGAGAATGGCATCCTGATGCCCGTGAAATGCCGCAGCGAAAACGCAGCTCTGAAGGAGTGTCTGATTGCTCA CTACAAAGACCCAGCTTTATTTGAAGAATGCAAGCAGGAATATTTAAAAGAAAGGGAAGAGTTTCGAAAAACTGGAATCCCGTTAAAGAAACGGCAACAACAGAAGGAGGCAAATAGTATATAA